Proteins found in one Oncorhynchus mykiss isolate Arlee chromosome 3, USDA_OmykA_1.1, whole genome shotgun sequence genomic segment:
- the LOC110508798 gene encoding uncharacterized protein LOC110508798, with protein MSRSVLLLLSILTVQGSGCDDFLREVVKNLQTTLNSDHAGFRKVFPKDYWISHHYNVNLLCNTDPCCVFRAATVLSDSWLQLRSQLWPEHHSFEFISNLIQALDDRGMTKGRFEDPDPSVLPSVSSSPEKLLNFTSSVFSKWLELGCSTPVDTCPFPTLASPAGEEERVALESKKVRLLTTRAVHMQHRENEGETEMRLNTPPPTNRSPTSKGGLLLVLSGSLFFLIFI; from the exons ATGTCACGATCAG TTTTACTGTTGCTATCAATATTGACAGTCCAAGGTAGTGGATGTGATGACTTTTTGAGGGAGGTTGTCAAGAATCTTCAAACCACCCTTAACTCAGACCACGCTGGATTT CGTAAGGTGTTCCCTAAAGACTATTGGATTTCCCACCACTACAATGTCAACCTGCTGTGCAACACTGATCCG TGTTGTGTGTTCCGAGCTGCGACTGTTCTCTCTGACTCCTGGCTCCAGCTCCGCAGCCAGCTGTGGCCAGAGCACCATAGCTTCGAATTCATCTCCAACCTTATACAAGCCCTGGATGACAGGGGTATGACAAAAGGG AGATTTGAGGATCCTGACCCTTCAgttcttccctctgtctcctcctctccagagaAACTTCTCAACTTCACTTCATCTGTTTTCTCCAAATGGCTGGAGCTGGGGTGCTCGACCCCGGTGGACACTTGTCCCTTCCCCACTCTGGCCTCTCCGGCTGGGGAGGAAGAAAGGGTAGCTTTGGAAAGTAAAAAAGTGAGGTTATTAACCACACGAGCAGTTCACATGCAACACAGGGAGAATGAAGGGGAAACAGAGATGAGGTTAAACACACCTCCACCAACCAATAGGAGCCCAACATCCAAAGGTGGGCTCCTATTAGTTCTTTCTGGgtctttgttttttttaatctttatttaa